AAGGCTGCTGAACATGCTTTTGGAAAAGGAGCCGACATAGATGACACATTCTGCGCGATCCAGTGCTTTTAACGGTTCAATGGGGCGTCCTGCCCAGCGGAATTCACTGTCATAATCGTCCTCAATGATCCATGCTCCCTTGGATGCTGCCCATTGCAAAATATGTTGACGGCGTGTTAATGGCAACACTGCACCGGTTGGAAACTGTCGTCCAGGTGTAACAAACAGCAATTTGGAATCCCAATCCTGTGGGACAATTCCGTGTTGATCCATTTCGGCAGCGAGTATCTGTCCGCCTGAGGCAGTAACTGCACGGTAGATACCGGAATAACAGGGATTCTCCAATACAATTCGATCTTGTTCATGAATAAGCAACTGACTTAATAACGTGATTACTTCCATGGAACCACTGCATAATACGACTTGATCCGGGCTGGCCGTAATTCCGCGTGTTCTGCCAACATGATGGCAAATCGCTTCACGCAGCCATTCATCACCGCTCACTGGTGCAATCGTCTCGTCAGCCGAGGGCTTTTGCAGATCTTTTCCAGCGGCAGTCAGTGCACTTTTCCATGCGATCTGTGAATTGCCCTCCAATACAACTTCTCCTGCCTGAAAAGAAATCAAGGGCTGTTGCGTACGGTCTCTATCTGTAGCAGAAGCAGGAGACGGCTGTAAGTTTCGTTCCCTTTCGATCTGCATGATTCGTTGTCCCCATGCTGACAGAGTAGGGGATTTTTGCTTGGCAACGGGTGGATTCTGATTCTGCTGGCCGATTTGAGATGGGTTTGGTAGCACCGCTGTCTGTTGCATAACAAAGGTTCCTCTGCCTACTGCCGAGTCTACATATCCTTCTGCCAGCAGCATATCGTATGCTTCTTTAACACTCCCTCGCGAAATTCCATACATCACAGCCAGATCACGAGTGGAAGGCAGACGCGTACCACTGGCAAGGGAACCATTGAGGATTCCCTCACGAAGAGCATGATACAATGCCAAATATTTTAGATGATATTTTTGAAGCGCGCGCTGATAAGCAATCGTAATATCCATATTCTTCTCCTTCGATTGGGCCACTCATTTTCGTTCATATTGGGTCTTTTTATGAATCCATTTTCAACATAATCTGAAATGTATCATTGGTCAATAGATGGAAGGAGAGTTCACTATGAGAAGGAAAGAATTTGCGGTGGCAGAACTAGAGGAAATAGAGCAGTTTCTAAGCGAGGTCAGTTTCGGATTTTTAGGCATGAACAGCGAGGATGGTTTTCCGCGTGTGGTTCCCTTGAATTTCGCTTATGGAAATGGCATTTTTTATATTCATGGCAGCCGTGCTGGAGAAAAGATGGAACGGATGAAAGAGGATAATCGGGTTACTTTTTCAGCCGCCAAAGAATATGCGCTCATTCCATCTTATTTTACGGATGAACATATGGCATGTCCGGCGACTTCATTTTTTAAAAGCATTACCGTGCGTGGTCATGCGGAGCATGTAGTGGATTTGGAAGAAAAAGCATGGGCCTTTTCCATTTTTATGAGTAAGCTGCAACCGGAAGGCGGGTATGACACGATTGATGCTAGCGATTCTCGGTATGCTTCACGTTTGAAAGGGGTCGCTCTGATCAAAATTGTACCGGAGGAATGGACTGCCAAGTTTAAATTCGGTCAAAATGTCAAAGATCAGGAACGTCAGAAAATTATCGACGGCTTGCAACAACGGGGGCTGGATGATGATCTGACGACGATTGAGATGATGCGCAAATATTGTCCTCATCACTGAGCGTAATAAATCCTGCTCGCTCGCCATCAGACTGGTTAATTATACCTTGTAGGGAGATGCCCTTGATTTTCCGAAACTTTCAGTCCTTCCGTATTAGGACTTTTGAAGGACAGGTATATATCATCCTCAAGCCCGTTGTTCTTACTGCAAAGGAACTTTATAATACGATAGATTTGTGGCGTAAGGGGGCAAGACCGT
The Paenibacillus peoriae DNA segment above includes these coding regions:
- a CDS encoding PLP-dependent aminotransferase family protein, with protein sequence MDITIAYQRALQKYHLKYLALYHALREGILNGSLASGTRLPSTRDLAVMYGISRGSVKEAYDMLLAEGYVDSAVGRGTFVMQQTAVLPNPSQIGQQNQNPPVAKQKSPTLSAWGQRIMQIERERNLQPSPASATDRDRTQQPLISFQAGEVVLEGNSQIAWKSALTAAGKDLQKPSADETIAPVSGDEWLREAICHHVGRTRGITASPDQVVLCSGSMEVITLLSQLLIHEQDRIVLENPCYSGIYRAVTASGGQILAAEMDQHGIVPQDWDSKLLFVTPGRQFPTGAVLPLTRRQHILQWAASKGAWIIEDDYDSEFRWAGRPIEPLKALDRAECVIYVGSFSKSMFSSLRLGFAILPVELAQALTAAKRLYDPLPPARLEQRALARFMMRGDYVRHVRRMTRIYRSRYDVFQREIQQLNELFHWHQNDCGLHAYAIWKHESAQYHHLMQTARFYGVTWRDAADYQLTPGPPSACFIFAHLTEQQIIEGCNRLRQAWDSIKHEYHGAKLRL
- a CDS encoding pyridoxamine 5'-phosphate oxidase family protein, whose amino-acid sequence is MRRKEFAVAELEEIEQFLSEVSFGFLGMNSEDGFPRVVPLNFAYGNGIFYIHGSRAGEKMERMKEDNRVTFSAAKEYALIPSYFTDEHMACPATSFFKSITVRGHAEHVVDLEEKAWAFSIFMSKLQPEGGYDTIDASDSRYASRLKGVALIKIVPEEWTAKFKFGQNVKDQERQKIIDGLQQRGLDDDLTTIEMMRKYCPHH